A genome region from Cucumis sativus cultivar 9930 chromosome 4, Cucumber_9930_V3, whole genome shotgun sequence includes the following:
- the LOC101211753 gene encoding E3 ubiquitin-protein ligase BIG BROTHER isoform X3 translates to MSWNSNIEVHCMNNGYPYSTASFMEYFEGLTYDHVNFIFSGASHSQETVCPSTNSSYKFGHSDLWSASYFDAQSFEVQDHESTIDEHRRPLSTVQNEQSSGNSVWEENANPNMSGPRRHSNYHEYQTIWQEIVDPDNMTYEELVDLGETVGTQSRGLTQELIALLPVSRYRWGFFSRKKSRNERCVICQMEYKRGDKIITLPCKHKYHTSCGTKWLSIKKACPICYTEVFGDTSKR, encoded by the exons ATGAGCTGGAACTCAAACATCGAGGTTCATTGCATGAATAACGGTTATCCTTATAGTACTGCTTCTTTTATGGAATACTTTGAAGGTCTTACGTATGATCAtgtgaatttcattttttcgGGTGCCTCACATTCTCAG GAGACTGTTTGTCCATCAACTAACTCAAGTTACAAGTTTGGGCATTCTGATTTATGGAGCGCATCATACTTCGATGCTCAATCGTTTGAGGTTCAAGATCATGAATCCACTATTGATGAACACAGGAGGCCGCTCTCGACAGTCCAGAATGAACAGAGTTCAGGAAATAGCGTGTGGGAAGAAAATGCCAATCCTAATATGTCCG GCCCTCGGAGGCATTCAAATTATCATGAGTATCAG ACTATTTGGCAAGAGATTGTTGATCCTGATAACATGACTTATGAG GAATTAGTAGATTTAGGTGAGACAGTAGGAACTCAAAGTAGAGGCCTTACACAAGAACTAATTGCATTGCTTCCAGTATCGAGGTACAGATGGGGATTTTTCTCAAGGAAGAAATCACGAAATGAAAG GTGTGTGATATGCCAAATGGAATACAAACGTGGGGATAAAATAATTACTCTACCATGCAAACACAAGTACCATACAAGTTGCGGGACCAAGTGGCTTAGTATCAAGAAG GCATGTCCCATTTGCTACACTGAGGTTTTTGGTGACACTTCTAAAcgataa
- the LOC105435367 gene encoding LOW QUALITY PROTEIN: extensin-2 (The sequence of the model RefSeq protein was modified relative to this genomic sequence to represent the inferred CDS: inserted 1 base in 1 codon) codes for MGTMKPLRHWPQLLSAVAMCLITASVVAAQFNDALLPIKKPELGFDLPKHQHHSKFPPKYHHRHTPPPPVKYHHHKPPPPKYKHHKSPPSYVYKSPPPPSPYIYKSPPPPPYVYKSPPPPPYVYKSPPPPPYVYKSPPPPPYVYKSPPPPPYVYKSPPPPPYVYKSPPPPPYVYKSPPPPPYVYKSPPPPPYVYKSPPPPPYVYKSPPPPPYVYKSPPPPPYVYKSPPPPPYVYKSPPPPPYVYKSPPPPFPSPPPPYVYSSPPPPSPSPPPPYVYSSPPPPSPSPPPPYVYSSPPPPSPSPPPPYVYSSPPPPSPSPPPPYVYSSPPPPSPSPPPPYVYSSPPPPSPSPPPPYVYSSPPPPSPXPPPPYVYSSPPPPSPSPPPPYVYSSPPPPSPSPPPPYVYSSPPPPSPSPPPPYVYSSPPPPSPSPPPPYVYSSPPPPSPSPPPPYVYKSPPPPSPSPPPPYVYKSPPPPSPSPPPPYVYKSPPPPSPSPPPPYVYKSPPPPSPSPPPPYVYKSPPPPSPSPPPPYIYKSPPPPPYVYKSPPPPSPSPPPPYIYKSPPPPSPSPPPPYIYKSPPPPSPSPPPPYIYKSPPPPSPSPPPPYVYKSPPPPSRSPPPPYVYKSPPPPSPSPPPPYVYKSPPPPSPSPPPPYVYKSPPPPSPSPPPPYVYKSPPPPSPSPPPPYVYKSPPPPSPSPPPPYIYKSPPPPSPSPPPPYIYKSPPPPSPSPPPPYVYKSPPPPSPSPPPPYVYKSPPPPSPSPPPPYVYKSPPPPSPSPPPPYVYKSPPPPPYVYKSPPPPSPSPPPPYVYKSPPPPSPSPPPPYVYKSPPPPSPSPPPPYVYKSPPPPSPSPPPPYVYKSPPPPSPSPPPPYVYKSPPPPSPSPPPPYVYKSPPPPSPSPPPPYVYKSPPPPSPSPPPPYIYKSPPPPSPSPPPPYVYKSPPPPSPSPPPPYIYKSPPPPSPSPPPPYIYKSPPPPSPSPPPPYYYKSPPPPSPSPPPPYFYKSPPPPLKSPPPTYYYKSPPPPYKRNPY; via the exons ATGGGGACTATGAAACCTTTGAGGCATTGGCCTCAGTTGCTCTCAGCGGTGGCAATGTGCCTCATTACTGCCTCCGTCGTTGCTGCTCAATTCAACGATGCTTTGCTACCTATCAAAAAACCTGAACTCGGTTTTGATTTACCGAAGCATCAACATCACTCAAAATTTCCTCCAAAGTATCATCACCGCCACACACCTCCCCCGCCGGTAAAATATCACCACCACAAGCCACCTCCACCAAAATACAAGCATCACAAATCTCCGCCATCATATGTTTATAAGTCTCCACCACCACCTTCTCCTTACATTTATAAATCGCCACCACCACCTCCTTACGTCTACAAGTCGCCGCCACCACCTCCTTACGTCTACAAGTCGCCGCCACCACCTCCTTACGTCTACAAGTCGCCGCCACCACCTCCTTACGTCTACAAGTCGCCACCACCACCTCCTTACGTCTACAAGTCGCCCCCACCACCTCCTTACGTCTACAAGTCGCCGCCACCACCTCCTTACGTCTACAAGTCCCCACCACCACCTCCTTACGTCTACAAGTCGCCCCCACCACCTCCTTACGTCTACAAGTCGCCGCCGCCACCTCCTTACGTCTACAAGTCGCCCCCACCACCTCCTTACGTCTACAAGTCGCCGCCACCACCTCCTTACGTCTACAAGTCGCCGCCACCACCTCCTTACGTCTACAAGTCCCCACCACCACCTCCTTACGTCTACAAGTCCCCACCACCACCATTTCCATCACCACCCCCTCCCTACGTCTATAGCTCTCCTCCACCACCATCTCCCTCTCCACCGCCTCCTTATGTCTATAGCTCTCCCCCACCACCATCTCCATCACCACCCCCTCCATACGTTTATAGCTCTCCTCCACCGCCATCTCCATCCCCACCACCTCCATATGTCTATAGCTCTCCTCCACCACCATCTCCATCGCCACCGCCTCCTTATGTCTATAGctctccaccaccaccatctccatctccaccCCCTCCTTACGTCTATAGCTCTCCTCCACCACCATCTCCTTCCCCACCCCCTCCTTACGTCTATAGCTCTCCTCCACCACCATCTC TCCCACCCCCTCCTTACGTCTATAGCTCTCCTCCACCACCATCTCCTTCCCCACCCCCTCCTTACGTCTATAGctctccaccaccaccatctCCTTCGCCACCTCCTCCATATGTCTATAGCTCTCCTCCACCACCATCTCCTTCCCCACCCCCTCCTTACGTCTATAGctctccaccaccaccatctCCTTCGCCACCTCCTCCATATGTCTATAGCTCTCCTCCACCACCATCCCCTTCACCTCCACCACCTTATGTCTACAAGTCTCCCCCACCACCATCTCCATCACCACCCCCACCTTATGTCTATAAATCTCCTCCACCGCCGTCTCCATCTCCACCACCTCCTTACGTCTACAAGTCACCCCCACCACCATCTCCATCACCACCACCTCCATATGTTTACAAATCACCTCCTCCACCGTCTCCCTCTCCACCACCTCCTTATGTCTATAAATCACCACCACCTCCATCACCATCACCACCTCCACCTTATATCTATAAGTCACCTCCACCACCACCTTACGTGTACAAGTCTCCTCCGCCACCATCTCCATCACCACCACCTCCTTACATTTACAAGTCTCCCCCacctccatctccatctccaccaCCCCCTTACATTTATAAgtctccaccaccaccatctCCATCACCACCACCCCCCTACATTTATAAGTCTCCACCACCTCCTTCACCATCACCACCTCCACCTTATGTTTACAAGTCTCCTCCGCCACCATCTCGATCACCACCACCTCCTTATGTTTACAAATCTCCTCCTCCACCATCCCCATCTCCACCACCTCCCTATGTCTATAAATCACCACCTCCTCCATCACCATCACCACCTCCTCCTTATGTCTATAAGTCACCTCCACCACCATCTCCCTCTCCACCACCACCTTATGTGTACAAGTCTCCCCCACCACCATCTCCTTCACCACCTCCTCCTTATGTCTATAAGTCACCTCCACCACCATCTCCATCACCACCACCTCCTTACATCTACAAGTCTCCCCCacctccatctccatctccaccaCCTCCTTACATTTATAAGTCTCCACCACCTCCTTCACCATCACCTCCTCCACCTTATGTTTACAAGTCTCCTCCACCACCATCTCCATCACCACCACCTCCCTATGTTTACAAATCACCTCCTCCACCATCCCCCTCTCCACCACCTCCCTATGTCTATAAATCACCACCACCTCCATCACCATCACCACCTCCTCCTTATGTCTATAAGTCACCTCCACCACCACCTTACGTGTACAAGTCTCCCCCACCACCATCTCCTTCACCACCTCCTCCTTATGTCTATAAGTCACCTCCACCACCATCTCCCTCTCCACCGCCACCTTACGTGTACAAGTCTCCCCCACccccatctccatctccaccaCCCCCCTATGTCTATAAATCACCACCACCTCCGTCACCGTCACCTCCTCCACCTTATGTTTACAAGTCTCCTCCGCCACCATCTCCATCACCACCACCTCCTTATGTTTACAAATCACCTCCACCACCATCTCCCTCTCCACCACCTCCATATGTCTATAAATCACCACCACCTCCATCACCATCACCACCTCCACCTTACGTCTACAAGTCTCCTCCACCACCATCTCCCTCTCCACCGCCACCATATATCTACAAATCACCTCCTCCACCATCCCCCTCTCCACCACCTCCCTATGTCTATAaatcaccaccaccaccatccccgtctcctcctcctccttatATCTATAAATCGCCACCTCCACCATCTCCATCACCACCTCCGCCGTATATTTACAAATCTCCACCTCCACCATCCCCATCACCTCCTCCACCTTATTATTATAAGTCACCTCCACCCCCCTCCCCATCACCGCCACCTCCTTACTTTTACAAGTCCCCTCCTCCTCCCTTGAAATCTCCACCACCTACTTATTACTACAAATCACCCCCTCCACCGTACAAGCGTAACCCATACTAG
- the LOC101205263 gene encoding aldehyde dehydrogenase family 3 member F1: MENLEVKLEETREYFKSGKTKEASWRFSQLKGLHKFLNQNQQQIYNALFQDLGKHHVEAFRDEIGNLQMSLNFALENLKHWMSPRKAKLPAIAVLNSAEVVPEPLGVVLVISSWNFPFGLSLEPLIGAIAAGNCVFLKTSEFAPASSAFLAKVIGDYVDDKAVRVVEGGAATGERLLQLRWQKIFFTGSERVGRIVMAAAVKHLTPVTLELGGKCPAIVDSLSCSWDIESTAQRIVIGKFGACAGQACVAIDYVLVEHKFISTLVELLKKYIKKFFDKGSNQAKTMARIVNKQNLLRLKNMVDEPAVQATIIYGGSMDEEKLFVEPTILLNPPIDAEIMREEIFGPILPIIGMDKIEDSIDFINSRPKPLAIYAFTKDKAFQRRLVSETTSGSLTFNDAIIQYAVDTLPFGGVGESGIGRYHGKFSFDTFSHEKAIVKRSLLIDFWFRYPPWNNHKLQLLRHAYNFNYFQLVLTVLGLKRS; the protein is encoded by the exons ATGGAGAATTTGGAGGTGAAGTTAGAGGAAACAAGAGAGTATTTCAAAAGTGGAAAAACAAAGGAAGCATCATGGAGATTTTCTCAACTTAAAGGTTTACACaaatttcttaaccaaaatcaGCAACAAATTTACAATGCCCTTTTCCAAGATTTGGGGAAACACCATGTTGAAGCTTTTAGAGATGAG aTTGGTAATCTACAAATGTCCCTCAACTTTGCtttggaaaatttgaaacacTGGATGTCCCCCAGAAAG GCAAAGTTGCCGGCGATTGCTGTGTTGAATTCAGCAGAAGTGGTTCCGGAGCCTTTGGGGGTTGTTCTTGTGATCTCATCTTGGAACTTTCCGTTTG GGTTGTCGTTGGAGCCATTGATAGGGGCAATAGCAGCTGGGAATTGTGTGTTTTTGAAGACGTCGGAGTTTGCTCCGGCGAGTTCAGCTTTTTTGGCGAAAGTGATCGGAGATTACGTTGATGATAAAGCAGTGAGAGTGGTTGAAGGAGGGGCGGCGACCGGAGAGCGGCTGCTGCAGCTGCGGTGGCAGAAGATTTTCTTTACAG GAAGTGAAAGAGTGGGGAGGATTGTTATGGCGGCCGCCGTGAAACACCTAACGCCGGTGACTTTGGAGCTCGGAGGTAAATGCCCCGCCATTGTTGACTCACTTTCATGTTCATGGGATATCGAG TCTACTGCTCAACGGATCGTTATCGGAAAATTTGGAGCCTGCGCCGGTCAAGCTTGCGTAGCTATCGATTATGTCCTTGTTGAACACAAATTTATATCCACCTTG GTCGAATTGCTGAAGAAGTACATCAAGAAATTCTTCGATAAAGGTTCGAACCAAGCGAAAACCATGGCGAGAATcgtaaacaaacaaaatttattgagATTGAAGAATATGGTGGATGAACCTGCTGTCCAAGCTACAATCATCTATGGAGGATCCATGGACGAGGAAAAATT GTTTGTTGAGCCGACTATTCTGTTGAACCCACCAATTGATGCAGAAATTATGAGAGAAGAAATATTTGGACCAATCCTTCCCATAATTGGA ATGGACAAGATTGAAGACAGTATAGATTTCATCAATTCAAGGCCTAAGCCTCTTGCCATTTATGCCTTCACAAAAGACAAAGCTTTCCAAAGAAGACTCGTCTCAGAAACTACGTCCGGCAGCTTGACATTTAATGATGCAATTATTCAG TATGCAGTGGATACACTCCCGTTTGGAGGGGTTGGTGAAAGTGGGATTGGCAGATACCATGGAAAATTCTCATTCGACACCTTTAGTCATGAAAAGGCAATTGTGAAAAGGAGCTTATTGATCGACTTCTGGTTCAGATATCCGCCCTGGAACAATCACAAGCTTCAGCTGCTTAGACATGcttataattttaactattttcagTTAGTCCTCACTGTTTTGGGTCTGAAAAGGTCTTAA
- the LOC101211753 gene encoding E3 ubiquitin-protein ligase BIG BROTHER isoform X2, which yields MSWNSNIEVHCMNNGYPYSTASFMEYFEGLTYDHVNFIFSGASHSQTVCPSTNSSYKFGHSDLWSASYFDAQSFEVQDHESTIDEHRRPLSTVQNEQSSGNSVWEENANPNMSGNSMECPRRHSNYHEYQTIWQEIVDPDNMTYEELVDLGETVGTQSRGLTQELIALLPVSRYRWGFFSRKKSRNERCVICQMEYKRGDKIITLPCKHKYHTSCGTKWLSIKKACPICYTEVFGDTSKR from the exons ATGAGCTGGAACTCAAACATCGAGGTTCATTGCATGAATAACGGTTATCCTTATAGTACTGCTTCTTTTATGGAATACTTTGAAGGTCTTACGTATGATCAtgtgaatttcattttttcgGGTGCCTCACATTCTCAG ACTGTTTGTCCATCAACTAACTCAAGTTACAAGTTTGGGCATTCTGATTTATGGAGCGCATCATACTTCGATGCTCAATCGTTTGAGGTTCAAGATCATGAATCCACTATTGATGAACACAGGAGGCCGCTCTCGACAGTCCAGAATGAACAGAGTTCAGGAAATAGCGTGTGGGAAGAAAATGCCAATCCTAATATGTCCGGTAACAGCATGGAAT GCCCTCGGAGGCATTCAAATTATCATGAGTATCAG ACTATTTGGCAAGAGATTGTTGATCCTGATAACATGACTTATGAG GAATTAGTAGATTTAGGTGAGACAGTAGGAACTCAAAGTAGAGGCCTTACACAAGAACTAATTGCATTGCTTCCAGTATCGAGGTACAGATGGGGATTTTTCTCAAGGAAGAAATCACGAAATGAAAG GTGTGTGATATGCCAAATGGAATACAAACGTGGGGATAAAATAATTACTCTACCATGCAAACACAAGTACCATACAAGTTGCGGGACCAAGTGGCTTAGTATCAAGAAG GCATGTCCCATTTGCTACACTGAGGTTTTTGGTGACACTTCTAAAcgataa
- the LOC101205501 gene encoding uncharacterized protein LOC101205501, protein MDSSGLGGGFLSGNGGLLDLESPIRRPQKTQLVNPSLTQRHQLNMMNNFEGDHQSIGILDSKSLGQKDLLMAFNRGKAIASGCITNNYTSEEDEPSYTEDGECSEFLKGKKGSPWQRMKWTDEIVRLLIAVVACVGDDGEAGMGSKRKSGILHKKGKWKTVSKIMQSKGCHVSPQQCEDKFNDLNKRYKRLNDILGKGTSCRVVENPALMDSMPHLSSKAKDDVRKILSSKHLFYKEMCAYHNGQTIPGCQDVDFQGKILPVANFSKGNNESEDSDSDSDSGESDNEDDHSPVENRLWSSESRGRDKVSADDGPLWSNSVGKNEFEGQIDVFLSDPTKSHWERKVWIKKQMLQLQEQCNSFQAQSVELEKQRFKWLRYCSKKNRDLERARLENERMKLDNEQRVLQLKRKEMELELKRSDLAVGPLLAIDRIQGREQLDLGMH, encoded by the coding sequence ATGGATAGTTCAGGTTTGGGAGGTGGGTTTCTGTCAGGAAATGGGGGGTTATTAGATTTGGAGTCTCCTATACGACGACCTCAAAAAACCCAATTGGTTAATCCCTCGTTGACACAACGCCATCAATTGAACATGAtgaataattttgaaggtGATCACCAGTCCATTGGGATTTTGGACTCGAAAAGCCTGGGACAGAAGGATTTATTGATGGCGTTTAATAGAGGGAAAGCTATTGCCTCTGGTTGCATTACAAACAATTACACAAGTGAAGAAGATGAGCCAAGTTATACTGAGGATGGTGAGTGCTCTGAGTTTTTAAAGGGCAAAAAGGGCTCTCCATGGCAGAGAATGAAGTGGACAGATGAGATTGTGAGGCTTCTCATAGCAGTGGTTGCTTGTGTAGGTGACGATGGCGAGGCTGGAATGGGATCGAAGAGAAAATCTGGGATTTTGCATAAGAagggaaaatggaaaacaGTGTCAAAGATTATGCAAAGTAAGGGGTGTCATGTTTCTCCTCAGCAGTGTGAGGACAAGTTCAATGACTTAAACAAAAGATACAAGAGATTGAACGATATCCTTGGGAAGGGAACCAGTTGTAGGGTTGTGGAGAACCCTGCACTCATGGACTCAATGCCTCACCTCTCAAGTAAAGCCAAGGATgatgtaagaaaaatattgagcTCAAAACACTTGTTTTATAAGGAAATGTGTGCTTACCATAATGGACAAACAATTCCTGGTTGCCAGGATGTTGATTTCCAAGGTAAAATTTTGCCTGTTGCAAATTTCTCCAAAGGTAATAATGAGTCGGAGGATAGTGACAGTGACAGTGACAGTGGTGAATCAGATAACGAAGATGATCACTCTCCGGTGGAAAATAGATTATGGTCGTCTGAATCTCGTGGCAGGGATAAAGTGAGTGCAGATGATGGTCCTCTTTGGTCAAACTCTGttggaaaaaatgaatttgaaggTCAAATTGATGTCTTTCTTTCAGATCCAACCAAGTCCCATTGGGAGCGCAAAGTGTGGATTAAAAAACAGATGCTACAACTTCAGGAGCAATGCAACAGCTTCCAGGCTCAATCTGTTGAACTTGAGAAACAACGTTTCAAATGGTTAAGATATTGCAGTAAGAAAAATAGGGATTTGGAAAGAGCGAGGCTTGAAAATGAGAGGATGAAACTAGATAATGAGCAGAGAGTACTGCAACTGAAGCGGAAGGAAATGGAACTAGAATTAAAAAGGTCTGATTTAGCCGTTGGCCCACTCCTTGccattgatagaattcaaGGGAGAGAGCAACTTGATTTGGGTATGCATTGA
- the LOC101211753 gene encoding E3 ubiquitin-protein ligase BIG BROTHER isoform X1: protein MSWNSNIEVHCMNNGYPYSTASFMEYFEGLTYDHVNFIFSGASHSQETVCPSTNSSYKFGHSDLWSASYFDAQSFEVQDHESTIDEHRRPLSTVQNEQSSGNSVWEENANPNMSGNSMECPRRHSNYHEYQTIWQEIVDPDNMTYEELVDLGETVGTQSRGLTQELIALLPVSRYRWGFFSRKKSRNERCVICQMEYKRGDKIITLPCKHKYHTSCGTKWLSIKKACPICYTEVFGDTSKR, encoded by the exons ATGAGCTGGAACTCAAACATCGAGGTTCATTGCATGAATAACGGTTATCCTTATAGTACTGCTTCTTTTATGGAATACTTTGAAGGTCTTACGTATGATCAtgtgaatttcattttttcgGGTGCCTCACATTCTCAG GAGACTGTTTGTCCATCAACTAACTCAAGTTACAAGTTTGGGCATTCTGATTTATGGAGCGCATCATACTTCGATGCTCAATCGTTTGAGGTTCAAGATCATGAATCCACTATTGATGAACACAGGAGGCCGCTCTCGACAGTCCAGAATGAACAGAGTTCAGGAAATAGCGTGTGGGAAGAAAATGCCAATCCTAATATGTCCGGTAACAGCATGGAAT GCCCTCGGAGGCATTCAAATTATCATGAGTATCAG ACTATTTGGCAAGAGATTGTTGATCCTGATAACATGACTTATGAG GAATTAGTAGATTTAGGTGAGACAGTAGGAACTCAAAGTAGAGGCCTTACACAAGAACTAATTGCATTGCTTCCAGTATCGAGGTACAGATGGGGATTTTTCTCAAGGAAGAAATCACGAAATGAAAG GTGTGTGATATGCCAAATGGAATACAAACGTGGGGATAAAATAATTACTCTACCATGCAAACACAAGTACCATACAAGTTGCGGGACCAAGTGGCTTAGTATCAAGAAG GCATGTCCCATTTGCTACACTGAGGTTTTTGGTGACACTTCTAAAcgataa